One region of Marivirga arenosa genomic DNA includes:
- a CDS encoding LytTR family DNA-binding domain-containing protein, whose product MSDFSLTKRYPWIYKLRLRLAISLVLTILVIFILLFLKPFDTGEKYLPFKNLMLAGYGMCIFIADLLLLTAERLIVFKLKKYWIFIFELLYFLSLFLLSSILVYSYDILVTKQSAITWDYLFTFSYQFILPIALLLLPLLAYVRYTKGEIISHEEIKNPEVLLLGKNQNDTLKIKLTQLIFIKAEDNYVRIVFLNEKSDVEEILMRSTLSSMKKQVKHLHYCHRSYLIAPWYIQQLKGHRQKASLVLKYYNSEIPLSGKYYTAISGLKKE is encoded by the coding sequence ATGTCTGATTTTTCACTAACAAAAAGATATCCTTGGATTTACAAATTAAGACTGCGTTTAGCTATCAGTCTAGTATTAACCATTTTAGTTATTTTTATTCTATTATTTTTAAAACCATTTGATACGGGCGAAAAATATTTACCATTTAAAAATTTAATGTTAGCGGGTTATGGAATGTGCATTTTTATAGCAGATTTATTACTGTTGACAGCAGAGAGGTTAATAGTGTTCAAACTGAAAAAGTATTGGATTTTTATTTTTGAACTACTGTACTTTCTCAGTCTTTTTTTGTTATCATCAATTTTGGTTTACTCCTATGATATTTTAGTAACTAAGCAGAGTGCAATCACTTGGGACTATTTATTTACTTTTTCATATCAATTTATACTTCCTATAGCTTTGCTATTGCTACCCTTACTCGCATATGTTAGGTATACTAAGGGTGAAATAATATCCCATGAAGAAATTAAAAACCCCGAAGTTTTACTACTAGGCAAAAATCAAAATGACACATTAAAAATAAAACTCACTCAATTAATTTTTATAAAAGCTGAAGATAATTACGTTAGAATAGTGTTTTTAAACGAAAAAAGTGATGTTGAGGAAATACTTATGAGAAGTACTTTATCAAGTATGAAAAAGCAAGTAAAGCACCTCCACTATTGTCATCGGTCCTATCTTATTGCTCCCTGGTATATTCAACAGTTGAAAGGTCATAGACAAAAAGCTAGTTTGGTTCTTAAGTATTATAATTCAGAGATACCTCTATCAGGAAAGTATTATACAGCAATTTCTGGCTTAAAGAAGGAATAA
- a CDS encoding DoxX family membrane protein has product MGKFISIFFIIVQLGLGSLFVYAGVRKFIPSPARKSSNTEIVKDSTKDQMIQFIKGLKANTYFWPFLGVVEIIAGLLLVSQFFAVGGAILLTPITLNIFLFHIFLKPDDVTGGIMSGLYLFGSILIILRKHKTITNLIYTNKPFQL; this is encoded by the coding sequence ATGGGAAAGTTCATCAGCATATTCTTCATTATTGTACAGTTAGGTTTAGGTAGTTTATTTGTGTATGCAGGTGTTCGGAAATTTATTCCGAGCCCTGCCCGCAAATCATCTAATACCGAAATTGTAAAAGACAGCACAAAGGATCAAATGATTCAATTCATCAAAGGATTGAAAGCTAACACCTACTTCTGGCCATTTTTAGGAGTAGTTGAAATCATAGCTGGTTTGCTATTGGTGAGTCAATTTTTCGCAGTAGGAGGCGCTATTCTGCTGACTCCTATCACTTTAAATATATTCTTATTTCATATTTTCCTGAAACCCGATGATGTAACGGGAGGAATTATGTCAGGACTTTACCTCTTTGGGTCCATTCTAATCATTTTAAGAAAACATAAAACAATTACAAATTTAATTTACACTAATAAACCCTTTCAATTATGA
- a CDS encoding alanine/glycine:cation symporter family protein → MTLKEILVGFGNAMWGTPLLLLLMGGGLFFLLYSRFIPFRYFKHAVQILRGKYDGEKGEGDINHYQALSTALAATVGMGNISGVAVAITMGGPGAIFWMWVSAFVGMATKFFTCTLAVMYRGKDSLGHLQGGPMYVIREGLGKKWQPLAVLFCIAGMFGTIPSFQSNQLTAAIGEGLLLPLGIELTFGIKLAIGIVLAIIVALVILGGIKRIGNVAGSMVPAMVAVYVIAVVAILVLNYELVPQYIKLIFIDAFTANSVLGGAVGAIVVAGARRAAFSNEAGIGTAPMAHGAAKTNEPVREGLVAMMGPAIDTIVVCTMTALAILITGIWQDHTEGISGVTLTIKAFDDSLWGGRYLLVLALFVFAITSLFSYSYYGGKCFAYLFGAKHIRWYQYFYIGMVVWGSVASLGAVIGLIDGMYALMAFPTMISAFILAPKVMKAAKVYFAREDL, encoded by the coding sequence ATGACATTAAAAGAGATATTAGTTGGTTTTGGCAACGCAATGTGGGGAACACCACTCTTATTACTATTAATGGGAGGTGGTTTATTTTTCCTGCTTTATTCAAGGTTTATCCCATTTCGCTATTTTAAACATGCTGTCCAAATTTTAAGAGGGAAGTATGATGGAGAGAAGGGAGAAGGCGATATAAACCATTATCAGGCCCTATCAACAGCATTAGCAGCTACAGTGGGAATGGGGAATATTAGTGGTGTAGCAGTAGCCATTACCATGGGAGGACCAGGAGCAATTTTCTGGATGTGGGTGAGTGCTTTTGTAGGAATGGCTACCAAATTTTTCACCTGCACTTTGGCTGTAATGTATAGAGGGAAAGATTCTTTAGGACACTTACAAGGTGGACCTATGTACGTAATTAGAGAAGGATTAGGTAAAAAATGGCAGCCTTTAGCAGTTCTATTTTGTATAGCTGGTATGTTTGGTACCATTCCAAGCTTTCAATCTAATCAATTAACAGCTGCAATAGGAGAGGGTTTACTTTTACCATTAGGGATTGAATTAACTTTTGGAATTAAATTAGCTATCGGTATTGTATTGGCGATAATCGTTGCATTAGTCATTCTAGGAGGGATAAAAAGAATTGGTAATGTTGCGGGTAGCATGGTGCCCGCTATGGTTGCAGTGTATGTAATTGCTGTAGTTGCAATTTTAGTATTAAATTATGAATTAGTACCACAATATATAAAACTGATTTTTATTGATGCTTTTACAGCTAATTCAGTATTAGGAGGAGCTGTGGGAGCTATAGTGGTTGCAGGAGCAAGAAGAGCCGCCTTCTCAAATGAAGCAGGAATAGGTACAGCGCCTATGGCACATGGTGCAGCCAAAACAAATGAACCTGTTAGAGAAGGTTTAGTTGCCATGATGGGGCCTGCAATTGATACTATTGTTGTATGTACGATGACCGCATTAGCCATTCTCATCACTGGAATTTGGCAAGATCATACAGAAGGAATTAGCGGTGTTACCTTAACAATAAAGGCCTTTGATGATTCACTATGGGGCGGTAGATATTTGCTAGTGTTAGCACTATTTGTGTTCGCCATCACCTCTTTGTTTAGCTATTCCTACTATGGAGGTAAATGTTTCGCATACCTTTTCGGAGCCAAACATATTCGATGGTACCAGTATTTTTATATTGGCATGGTAGTCTGGGGTTCTGTTGCTTCATTAGGGGCAGTGATAGGATTAATTGATGGCATGTATGCCTTGATGGCTTTTCCAACGATGATATCTGCTTTTATACTGGCTCCTAAAGTAATGAAGGCAGCAAAAGTTTATTTTGCTAGGGAGGATTTATAA
- a CDS encoding HmuY family protein, which yields MNKISTLFLMLLSFIIAISGCKEEEQIAPINLNFNSSSLNINEENQEAQISLVFSRATTEAGSISVSIESPNLVYGADNDFYTEPAAEGNQMMLNYESGQSELTFTVKAGSGLNINNDENIEFLINSTEAFQIGQNASIEVAISENFIAESGTIEMNAGGPDFSLQAFVDLSKLQSNSLDKSIWDLGFYNGSGHHVTLNSTAQVMARPLDKTDLAAVTAEDTIGFANEMQIGFTATPPAAAWIDEPNGDLSQTAIVPIASNEEENKVYIIKRAGENEAWKKVKITQKGDGYTITYANIDDTDFQTAEIRKSDSHNFVHFDLDNGIVDYAPEKENWDLMYGTYTEKFPSMGSSIPYSFNDFIIINRHNTSAAMVMTEENTTYEGFNLQQAENLEFSSEINSIGSSWRQGGGPGSAPAVFYDRFFVIQDSQGNYYKIRFISLTNENNERGLTTFEFEILK from the coding sequence ATGAATAAAATAAGTACCCTTTTTTTAATGCTCTTAAGCTTCATAATTGCGATTTCCGGGTGTAAGGAAGAGGAGCAAATTGCCCCTATTAACCTCAATTTTAACAGTAGCAGTCTCAATATAAATGAGGAGAATCAAGAGGCCCAAATTTCATTAGTGTTTTCCAGAGCCACCACTGAAGCCGGAAGTATTTCAGTGAGTATTGAAAGCCCCAACTTAGTTTATGGAGCAGATAATGATTTCTATACTGAACCGGCAGCAGAAGGTAATCAAATGATGCTTAACTATGAATCAGGACAGAGTGAATTAACTTTTACTGTTAAAGCGGGTAGTGGCCTTAACATTAACAATGATGAAAATATAGAATTTTTGATTAATTCAACTGAAGCTTTTCAAATTGGACAGAATGCTTCTATAGAAGTAGCAATTTCCGAGAATTTTATCGCAGAATCGGGAACAATAGAAATGAATGCGGGTGGTCCTGATTTTTCACTACAAGCTTTTGTTGATTTAAGTAAACTTCAATCGAATTCCCTAGATAAGTCAATATGGGACCTAGGTTTTTACAATGGATCAGGACATCATGTTACGCTTAATTCCACCGCGCAGGTGATGGCTCGCCCTCTTGATAAAACAGATTTAGCTGCCGTTACTGCAGAAGATACGATAGGTTTTGCCAATGAAATGCAAATTGGATTTACCGCAACACCGCCAGCAGCAGCTTGGATTGATGAACCAAATGGGGATCTTTCACAAACCGCTATAGTACCCATAGCATCAAATGAAGAGGAAAACAAAGTATACATCATCAAAAGAGCAGGGGAAAATGAAGCTTGGAAGAAAGTAAAAATCACTCAAAAGGGAGATGGCTATACTATTACTTATGCAAATATAGATGATACAGATTTCCAAACAGCAGAAATCAGGAAATCTGATAGCCACAACTTTGTCCATTTTGATTTGGATAATGGAATCGTGGACTATGCTCCTGAGAAAGAAAATTGGGATTTAATGTATGGAACCTACACAGAGAAATTCCCTTCCATGGGATCTAGTATTCCGTACAGTTTCAATGATTTTATAATTATAAACCGCCATAATACTTCAGCTGCTATGGTAATGACAGAAGAGAATACTACTTATGAGGGATTCAATCTTCAGCAAGCAGAAAATTTAGAGTTTAGTAGCGAAATCAATTCTATTGGTTCTTCATGGCGACAAGGAGGTGGGCCTGGAAGTGCGCCTGCTGTATTCTATGATCGTTTCTTCGTGATTCAAGATAGCCAAGGAAATTATTACAAAATAAGATTCATCAGTCTCACTAATGAAAACAATGAAAGAGGCTTGACCACTTTTGAATTCGAAATATTGAAATAA
- a CDS encoding DUF6607 family protein, whose amino-acid sequence MKRISLILMLVVFVMSAQAQKKKKADDVKAIMDMCGCYEVEFNFAETFSPIKDYEKHENYRSAGLEYVFPVEKSKDKIVLQHLLIVGDTMIIKHWRQDWLYENTDLYTFQKDNTWKYNGFDKKEVEGQWTQKVYQVDDGPRYEGTASWVHVDGKSYWESVADAPLPRREFSKRDDYNIMVRENRHEITEYGWLHEQDNQKVVRGENDELIAWEKGWNTYTKTEDGKCQVAADWWEEHEIYWADVRAVWDELFASKETVKIKKRVDDKVLFMQLFALQDELLANDYDSQNAQTEIKDVIQKYLDSDQRLSMK is encoded by the coding sequence ATGAAAAGAATAAGTCTAATACTCATGCTTGTTGTATTCGTGATGAGTGCTCAAGCGCAGAAAAAGAAAAAAGCAGATGACGTAAAAGCCATCATGGATATGTGTGGCTGTTATGAAGTGGAGTTCAATTTTGCAGAGACCTTCTCTCCGATCAAAGATTACGAAAAGCATGAGAACTATCGCTCTGCTGGCCTTGAATATGTATTTCCTGTGGAAAAATCTAAGGATAAAATTGTATTACAGCATTTATTAATAGTAGGTGATACGATGATCATCAAGCACTGGAGACAAGATTGGCTTTATGAAAACACTGACCTTTACACATTCCAGAAAGACAACACATGGAAATACAATGGATTTGATAAAAAAGAAGTTGAAGGTCAATGGACGCAGAAAGTTTATCAGGTAGATGATGGACCAAGATATGAAGGAACTGCTTCATGGGTTCATGTTGACGGGAAAAGCTATTGGGAATCTGTGGCTGATGCACCACTTCCAAGAAGGGAATTCTCTAAAAGAGATGATTACAACATAATGGTAAGAGAAAATAGACATGAAATCACTGAATACGGTTGGCTACATGAGCAAGACAACCAAAAAGTGGTTAGAGGTGAAAATGACGAACTTATCGCCTGGGAAAAAGGATGGAACACCTACACTAAAACGGAAGATGGAAAATGCCAAGTAGCAGCAGATTGGTGGGAAGAGCATGAAATATACTGGGCAGATGTAAGAGCCGTTTGGGATGAATTATTTGCTTCAAAAGAAACGGTGAAAATCAAAAAGCGAGTAGACGATAAAGTATTATTCATGCAGCTATTTGCTTTGCAAGATGAACTGCTAGCAAATGATTACGATAGCCAAAACGCTCAAACTGAAATCAAAGACGTAATTCAGAAATATTTAGATAGTGATCAAAGGCTATCAATGAAGTAA
- a CDS encoding sterol desaturase family protein has protein sequence MNVYTYITPIVVLLFLIEIIITLRFQKKNYPFQDTITNLGTGIGNQCINLAVAFFVYKWYGFLFELTPFRIEVTWYTMVLLLLLQDFIFYWFHRLGHSINIFWAAHMAHHSSEEMNLSVGIRASFTQRLFQFLFFDWVLVVIGFSPEIVYAMAAVHLLLAYWHHTSLIKKMGWFEKFFVTPSHHRVHHGVNPQYIDKNFSEFLIIWDKLFGSFEPEEEEVCYGVTHPPRTWHPINLNFQFWKQLWDDAKNTKSFKDKLRIWFMPTGWRPADLVDEPLPSVIGYNKSEQVKYKSSSLENSKNYLIVQLIIGLAFMSFTINMNLPLSFWERFILSSGLFMMIISWSGILESKRWALGMEVVRILFMAFSLIFVLHQAEIMSFTSWSTFFILIVSGLSISYAGYHFNHKNQKLHQEAI, from the coding sequence ATGAACGTTTACACCTATATCACACCGATAGTGGTTTTACTCTTTTTAATTGAAATTATAATCACATTACGTTTTCAAAAGAAAAATTACCCCTTTCAGGATACAATTACCAATTTGGGAACTGGAATTGGGAATCAATGTATTAATCTGGCAGTCGCTTTCTTTGTCTATAAGTGGTACGGCTTTTTATTCGAGTTAACACCATTCCGGATAGAAGTTACTTGGTATACTATGGTACTTTTATTATTGCTGCAAGATTTTATATTCTATTGGTTTCATCGTTTGGGTCACTCTATTAATATTTTCTGGGCAGCGCATATGGCGCACCATTCTTCTGAGGAAATGAATTTATCTGTAGGGATAAGGGCTAGTTTTACTCAAAGACTTTTTCAGTTTTTGTTTTTTGATTGGGTATTAGTAGTAATAGGGTTTTCGCCTGAAATAGTTTATGCAATGGCTGCTGTTCATCTATTATTAGCTTATTGGCATCATACTTCACTTATTAAAAAAATGGGATGGTTTGAGAAATTTTTTGTAACTCCATCTCATCACCGTGTGCATCACGGTGTAAATCCACAATATATTGACAAGAACTTCTCCGAATTCCTTATTATTTGGGATAAACTATTTGGTTCTTTTGAACCTGAGGAAGAAGAAGTATGCTATGGAGTTACTCACCCTCCCAGAACATGGCATCCTATTAATTTAAATTTTCAGTTTTGGAAGCAGTTATGGGATGATGCCAAAAACACAAAAAGTTTTAAGGATAAATTAAGGATTTGGTTTATGCCTACTGGTTGGAGACCTGCGGATTTAGTAGACGAGCCATTACCATCTGTAATAGGATACAACAAATCTGAGCAAGTAAAGTATAAAAGTTCTTCTCTTGAGAATAGTAAAAATTATTTAATCGTCCAGCTTATTATAGGGCTTGCTTTTATGTCTTTTACTATCAATATGAATCTACCGCTTAGTTTTTGGGAAAGATTCATCCTCTCATCAGGTTTATTCATGATGATTATCAGTTGGAGCGGTATTCTAGAATCTAAAAGATGGGCATTAGGAATGGAAGTGGTTAGAATTTTATTTATGGCCTTTTCTTTAATTTTTGTTCTTCATCAGGCTGAAATCATGTCCTTTACCAGTTGGTCTACCTTCTTTATTTTAATCGTTAGTGGTTTAAGTATAAGCTATGCAGGGTATCATTTTAATCATAAGAATCAAAAGCTGCATCAGGAGGCGATATAA
- a CDS encoding DUF7255 family protein encodes MNQMNIEQSSLISQLQQYLENVEVRTDFELQEISVNKLYEHHGEEFEELADDLDFSLKDLLNKDLKFKFELLNLQPSNMNLFLDPEYHFNRYRLKTLRNIIYDKIPFMDIQKWRSYCRSKEKEAYKGGLVKGIWDHKLAKDIFGNSEEPGYFGDNGSSGWKLIAIANYCLDLYSKDQNLQFIRLCPYDSFMSNGQIELLGNSLKLRKNEKAIQKMLSRKIGFPLPNENDKKEDE; translated from the coding sequence ATGAATCAAATGAATATAGAGCAGAGCTCACTAATTTCTCAATTGCAACAATATCTTGAAAATGTTGAAGTAAGAACAGATTTTGAACTACAAGAAATTTCTGTTAATAAACTTTATGAGCATCATGGAGAAGAATTTGAAGAATTAGCTGATGATCTTGATTTTAGTTTAAAGGATCTTTTAAATAAAGATTTAAAGTTCAAATTTGAATTACTAAATCTGCAGCCTAGCAATATGAATCTATTTTTAGATCCTGAATATCATTTCAACCGCTACAGATTGAAAACCTTAAGGAACATAATTTATGATAAGATCCCATTTATGGATATTCAAAAATGGCGAAGCTATTGCAGGTCAAAAGAAAAAGAAGCATATAAAGGAGGCTTAGTAAAAGGAATTTGGGATCATAAGCTTGCAAAGGATATTTTTGGCAACTCTGAGGAGCCAGGTTACTTTGGCGATAATGGGAGTTCTGGTTGGAAACTCATTGCAATCGCAAACTACTGCCTGGATTTATATAGTAAAGATCAAAACTTACAATTTATAAGGCTTTGCCCATATGATAGTTTTATGAGCAATGGTCAAATTGAACTGCTGGGAAATTCTCTTAAACTGAGAAAAAATGAGAAAGCTATTCAAAAAATGTTAAGTCGGAAAATAGGTTTCCCGCTACCAAATGAAAATGATAAAAAAGAAGATGAATAA
- a CDS encoding TonB-dependent receptor plug domain-containing protein, with protein sequence MKIITSTLFSFLFAINLQAQLSIEITDPNNKGIEEVLVAFTEINSSKQYLKWTDKNGIIKTSISSPVILSISHLDYKTLIDTISITGNYQYRLSPKNQNLKEVVVTGQYEPESAKNAVYKVRSIGKERFEQQAANDIQTVLSQELNIRFSRDNATGNANFQMQSLSGQYVKVLVDGIPLTGKSGTNNAIDLNQIDINNIERIELVEGPMAVNYGADALAGVINIITKKTNQDKLALGITLHEESVGDNYSFFSEGIHSPSLSVNGKIIEHISAMASTRRYSFGGWVGNGSERDREWYPKNQWLHNAKLNYTSEKFDITYSTQKMQEEILNLGPVNNNNPLRDPFSIDESYNADRWMHQIQANFDLGEWNLQSANSFTDYERLSKEFRTNTITQEESLTSENQQDTIFYKDWFSRNTVQGNILQVGNWKVSGQFGTEIQYEQAGGTTLSDGSKDLWNTAFFASSEIGIGKSLKIRPGVRYTLNSLFETQPTPALNLKYNISDNLQLRVGYGRGFRAPSIRELYHEFIDANHNILGNANLQPETSHNFNADFNFTISGNQEFNISAFYNYINNMITYFIPQQATAATTYRNLENFRTNGINARWNYTYSNFTSNLGVAYIGRYQRLSDEYQVNEMLYSPEANANINYNWQKPRINFGLFYKFTGANQAYREILNEDNNTIVELQQMDAFHWLDFTIAKTFNYGIQISSGIKNLTNITSIQNNFTGGGAHSGNNTGQTAMAYGRSYFLRINYQFNQKK encoded by the coding sequence ATGAAAATAATTACTTCCACTCTTTTTTCTTTCCTATTTGCAATCAATTTACAGGCTCAGCTTAGCATTGAAATCACTGACCCGAATAATAAGGGAATAGAGGAAGTATTAGTTGCTTTTACGGAAATAAACTCTTCTAAACAATATCTAAAATGGACTGATAAAAATGGGATCATCAAAACATCTATTAGCAGCCCAGTTATTTTAAGCATTTCGCATTTGGATTATAAAACATTGATCGATACCATTTCTATTACTGGAAATTATCAATATCGTCTTTCACCAAAAAATCAAAATCTCAAAGAGGTGGTAGTGACGGGTCAATACGAACCAGAATCTGCAAAAAATGCAGTCTATAAAGTGAGAAGCATTGGTAAAGAACGCTTTGAACAACAAGCTGCAAATGATATACAGACAGTACTTTCTCAGGAACTGAATATCCGTTTTAGTAGAGATAATGCAACAGGAAATGCCAATTTTCAAATGCAGAGTTTAAGCGGCCAGTATGTAAAGGTTTTGGTTGATGGGATTCCCCTCACTGGAAAAAGTGGGACCAATAATGCTATTGATCTCAATCAAATTGATATTAATAATATTGAAAGAATAGAACTAGTGGAAGGTCCCATGGCCGTAAATTATGGTGCGGACGCTCTTGCAGGTGTCATCAATATCATTACTAAAAAGACTAATCAAGATAAGCTAGCGCTTGGAATCACATTACATGAAGAATCCGTTGGAGACAATTATTCCTTTTTTTCAGAAGGAATTCATTCTCCTTCATTGTCAGTAAACGGGAAAATTATTGAACATATCAGCGCTATGGCGAGTACAAGGAGATACTCGTTTGGAGGATGGGTAGGAAATGGAAGTGAAAGAGACCGAGAGTGGTATCCCAAAAACCAGTGGCTTCATAATGCCAAGCTGAATTATACTTCCGAAAAATTCGATATCACCTATTCTACCCAGAAGATGCAGGAGGAAATCTTAAATCTTGGCCCTGTCAATAACAATAATCCATTAAGAGATCCATTTTCAATAGATGAAAGCTATAATGCTGATCGATGGATGCACCAAATTCAAGCTAATTTTGACCTGGGAGAATGGAATCTTCAATCGGCTAATTCATTTACAGATTATGAAAGACTAAGCAAAGAGTTCCGAACTAACACCATTACACAGGAAGAAAGTCTTACTTCCGAAAATCAACAGGATACCATTTTTTACAAAGATTGGTTTAGTCGAAATACTGTTCAAGGCAATATTCTACAGGTTGGAAACTGGAAAGTGAGTGGACAATTCGGTACTGAAATTCAATATGAGCAAGCAGGTGGCACCACACTTTCTGATGGAAGTAAAGACTTATGGAATACTGCCTTTTTTGCTTCGTCAGAAATCGGAATAGGCAAATCTCTAAAAATAAGGCCGGGAGTAAGATATACTTTAAATAGCCTCTTTGAAACGCAACCGACTCCTGCTCTAAACTTGAAATATAATATAAGTGATAACCTTCAACTGAGAGTTGGCTACGGTAGAGGATTTAGAGCTCCATCAATTCGTGAACTATATCACGAATTTATTGATGCCAATCATAACATATTGGGGAATGCGAATCTACAGCCTGAAACTTCGCACAATTTCAATGCTGATTTCAACTTTACGATAAGTGGAAACCAGGAATTTAATATCAGTGCTTTCTACAACTATATTAATAATATGATTACATATTTTATTCCACAACAGGCTACGGCTGCAACAACTTATAGGAATTTAGAAAATTTCAGAACCAACGGAATTAATGCGAGATGGAATTACACATACAGTAACTTCACTTCTAATTTAGGAGTAGCCTATATTGGTCGATACCAAAGACTATCTGACGAATATCAGGTGAACGAAATGCTTTACTCTCCTGAAGCGAATGCCAACATCAATTATAACTGGCAAAAACCAAGGATTAATTTTGGACTATTTTACAAGTTCACTGGAGCAAACCAAGCTTACCGAGAAATTCTAAATGAAGATAATAACACCATTGTTGAGCTCCAACAAATGGATGCTTTCCATTGGCTAGACTTCACAATAGCAAAAACTTTTAACTACGGTATTCAAATATCTAGCGGGATAAAAAATCTGACCAATATCACAAGTATCCAAAATAACTTTACTGGCGGTGGGGCGCACAGTGGCAATAATACTGGACAAACAGCCATGGCCTACGGAAGAAGCTATTTCCTAAGAATTAATTATCAGTTTAATCAAAAAAAATAA
- a CDS encoding DUF3108 domain-containing protein — translation MKKYLLVLTVFLVPNLIQAQCLEQNQAYKAGEEIWYDVKYNWGIIWVDAGEVMFAVEDAKWEGYDAHWFKGYGRSMPKWDWVYKVRDTFDAIGTLEQLKPLYFHRNTSEGSYKVNNKYWFEKEKNVIKTEVYNSDAEETTTKTVSYDDCIWDVLSAIYYARNLDFTNYTTDQKIPFNLIVDGKVHNLFVRYLGKEQLEMPDEKVYNTIKFSALLVDGTIFDGGEDMTVWVTDDQNKIPLKVQAKIQVGWVKAFLKKTKGLKYGDITPLNP, via the coding sequence ATGAAGAAGTATCTACTTGTCCTCACAGTCTTTTTAGTACCAAATCTAATTCAAGCACAGTGCTTGGAGCAAAATCAAGCCTATAAAGCAGGCGAAGAAATCTGGTATGATGTAAAATATAATTGGGGAATTATTTGGGTAGATGCAGGAGAGGTGATGTTTGCAGTAGAAGACGCAAAGTGGGAAGGTTATGATGCTCATTGGTTTAAAGGCTATGGTAGAAGCATGCCAAAATGGGATTGGGTATATAAGGTAAGGGATACCTTTGATGCTATTGGTACCCTTGAACAATTAAAACCTCTTTATTTTCATAGAAACACTAGTGAAGGGAGCTATAAAGTCAATAATAAATATTGGTTCGAAAAAGAAAAAAACGTCATTAAGACAGAAGTTTACAATTCTGATGCGGAAGAAACCACAACAAAAACGGTCAGCTATGATGACTGTATTTGGGACGTACTTTCAGCAATCTATTATGCAAGAAATTTAGACTTTACAAACTACACTACCGATCAAAAAATACCCTTCAATCTCATAGTAGATGGAAAAGTTCATAACCTGTTTGTTCGATATCTAGGAAAAGAGCAATTGGAAATGCCAGATGAAAAAGTCTATAATACTATAAAGTTTAGCGCTCTTTTGGTTGATGGGACTATTTTTGATGGAGGAGAAGACATGACAGTATGGGTGACTGATGACCAAAACAAAATACCACTTAAAGTTCAAGCAAAAATTCAGGTAGGTTGGGTAAAAGCCTTTCTTAAAAAGACAAAAGGGTTGAAATATGGTGATATTACTCCTCTCAATCCCTAA